Proteins found in one Dryobates pubescens isolate bDryPub1 chromosome 1, bDryPub1.pri, whole genome shotgun sequence genomic segment:
- the STAP1 gene encoding signal-transducing adaptor protein 1, whose product MLQGTREQPEETPQPAPRQIFQERQRITGLPLYLQGYLSARHSGCQEFRLYWTELRGTMLFFYDDKKAPMYSQKLDISALSSATSVHPDGNGSAQFILRLPNGEVELKASDCECGKEWKGFILTVTKLSVPDEPLLPGQLIRIHEVLEKEKNRRITLNNFSSTPLKRSSSPSSLLTTMPMCFHAVSRQEAAELLAKNPSCGSLILRPGSDSKSYAVTVRYDLGAPCLKHYRVLAKGRSYSIELERRVTVPSLQDVVNYFVTQTQGNLKPFVLQTGTAEDPAV is encoded by the exons ATGCTGCAAGGCACCAGGGAACAACCTGAAGAAAcccctcagccagccccaaggcAAATcttccaggagaggcagaggatcACTGGTCTGCCTCTGTACTTGCAGGGTTACCTGTCTGCCCGGCACTCAGGATGCCAG GAATTTAGACTGTAttggacagagctcagaggaacCATGCTCTTCTTTTATGATGACAAGAAAGCCCCAATG TACTCACAGAAATTGGATATatcagctctgagctcagcaACCAGCGTTCACCCAGATGGAAACGGCTCTGCACAGTTCATCCTGAGGCTGCCAAATGGGGAAGTAGAACTGAAG GCCAGTGACTGTGAGTGTGGGAAAGAATGGAAGGGCTTTATTCTCACCGTGACAAAG CTGTCAGTTCCAGATGAACCattgctgcctgggcagcttattAGAATACATGAAGTgctagagaaggagaagaacagAAGGATTACACTCAACAACTTTTCCAGCACGCCCCTGAAGAGAAGCAGTTCACCCAGCAGTCTACTGACCACTATGCCAAT GTGCTTCCATGCAGTGTCTCggcaagaagcagcagagctgctggcaaagAACCCTTCCTGTGGGAGCCTGATCCTGCGGCCCGGCAGCGACAGCAAGAGCTATGCTGTCACCGTGCGTTACGACCTGGG TGCCCCGTGCTTAAAGCACTACAGAGTGCTGGCCAAAGGAAGGAGTTACAGCATTGAGCTGGAAAGAAGG GTGACAGTGCCAAGCCTTCAGGATGTTGTCAATTACTTCGTGACCCAAACCCAAGGGAACCTGAAGCCATTTGTGCTGCAGACAGGCACTGCAGAGGATCCGGCAGTCTGA